In one window of Micromonospora cathayae DNA:
- a CDS encoding signal peptidase II: protein MSERTVTDGTAPDTADTPDAPDPSGTARGQRWSRHAPRLVAGIAVAVVAADQLSKWWAESTLTRGERTPLLGDALGVQLIYNPGAALSIGAGATWIFTIVTAVGVLVGLWYAWRVRSRAWAVPLGLILGGATTHLGDRLFREPSFGQGHVVDFIAYFDWFIGNVADIAIVVGAVLFLVLTWRGSTFRPEPDPGPAEPATGRP, encoded by the coding sequence ATGAGCGAGCGTACGGTGACCGACGGGACGGCCCCGGACACGGCCGACACCCCCGACGCCCCAGACCCCTCCGGCACCGCCCGGGGGCAGCGGTGGAGCCGGCACGCGCCCCGGCTGGTGGCCGGCATCGCGGTCGCCGTGGTCGCCGCCGACCAGCTGTCGAAATGGTGGGCCGAGTCGACCCTCACCCGGGGCGAACGGACCCCGCTGCTCGGCGACGCGCTGGGCGTCCAGCTCATCTACAACCCGGGTGCGGCCCTGTCGATCGGCGCGGGGGCGACCTGGATCTTCACCATCGTCACCGCCGTCGGGGTGCTGGTCGGCCTCTGGTACGCGTGGCGGGTGCGGTCCCGGGCCTGGGCGGTGCCGCTGGGGCTGATCCTCGGGGGCGCGACCACCCACCTCGGCGACCGGCTGTTCCGGGAGCCGTCGTTCGGTCAGGGCCACGTCGTCGACTTCATCGCCTACTTCGACTGGTTCATCGGCAACGTGGCGGACATCGCCATCGTCGTCGGGGCGGTCCTGTTCCTCGTCCTCACCTGGCGCGGGTCGACGTTCCGTCCGGAGCCCGACCCCGGGCCGGCGGAACCGGCCACCGGACGGCCGTAG
- a CDS encoding GNAT family N-acetyltransferase, which translates to MTGPAQPAVRLRPVVEADLAMFRRFLVEPGLIGLDWAGFRDAGAPGRRFATDGYLGPDDGRLVVEVEAEQVAAGFVSYTAGSYGGLARHWEIGIALLPEWRGRGIGWRAQAMLADYLFAHTPAQRVQAGTHPENVAEQRALEKAGFRFEGVIRSCEFRAGRWRDGHLYSRLRDDPSPG; encoded by the coding sequence GTGACCGGCCCGGCGCAGCCGGCGGTCCGGTTACGGCCGGTCGTCGAGGCGGACCTGGCGATGTTCCGGCGCTTCCTCGTCGAGCCGGGCCTGATCGGGCTCGACTGGGCCGGCTTCCGCGATGCCGGCGCGCCGGGCCGGCGGTTCGCCACCGACGGCTACCTCGGTCCGGACGACGGCCGCCTGGTGGTGGAGGTCGAGGCGGAGCAGGTGGCGGCCGGTTTCGTCAGCTACACCGCGGGGTCGTACGGCGGGCTGGCCCGGCACTGGGAGATCGGCATCGCGCTGCTGCCCGAGTGGCGCGGGCGGGGCATCGGCTGGCGGGCCCAGGCGATGCTGGCCGACTACCTGTTCGCGCACACCCCGGCCCAGCGCGTCCAGGCCGGCACCCACCCGGAGAACGTCGCCGAGCAGCGGGCGCTGGAGAAGGCCGGGTTCCGGTTCGAGGGCGTCATCCGGTCGTGCGAGTTCCGGGCCGGCCGGTGGCGCGACGGTCACCTCTACAGCCGGCTGCGCGACGACCCGTCCCCGGGCTGA
- a CDS encoding glutamate--cysteine ligase — MGEDVGVRTFTREDRARYREKVRRCLDVFAEMLRESRFDFERPTTGLEIELNLVDDAGMPSMRNADVLPAVADPSFQTELGQFNVEINVAPRRLAGTGTAEFEEHVRASLNAAEEKARALGAHMVMIGILPTLRPEHLTAGTLSANPRYRLLNEQIFAARGEDLRIAINGVERLVTTADTITPEAACTSTQFHLQVSPAQFADYWNAAQAIAGIQVALGANAPLLFGRELWRETRIPLFEQATDTRAEEIKAQGVRPRVWFGERWITSVFDLFEENVRYYPALLPICDPEDPAETLAAGDVPKLAELRLHNGTIYRWNRPVYDVLRGRPHLRVENRVLPAGPTVLDTVANGAFYFGLVRALAEADRPLWSQMSFSAAEENFQSCARHGIDARVFWPGLGYLPATELVLRRLLPLAHHGLDRWGVAPAERDRLLGIIEQRCLTGRNGATWQVATLHRFESEDHLDRPEALRRMVGHYVELMHANRPVHEWPLP; from the coding sequence ATGGGCGAGGACGTCGGCGTACGAACCTTCACACGGGAGGACCGGGCCCGCTACCGGGAGAAGGTCCGTCGTTGTCTGGACGTCTTCGCGGAGATGCTGCGGGAGTCCCGGTTCGACTTCGAGCGCCCGACGACCGGGCTGGAGATCGAGTTGAACCTGGTCGACGACGCCGGGATGCCGTCGATGCGCAACGCCGACGTGCTCCCCGCGGTGGCCGACCCGAGTTTCCAGACCGAGCTGGGCCAGTTCAACGTGGAGATCAACGTCGCGCCCCGCCGGCTGGCCGGCACCGGCACCGCCGAGTTCGAGGAGCACGTCCGGGCCAGCCTGAACGCCGCCGAGGAGAAGGCCCGCGCGCTCGGCGCGCACATGGTCATGATCGGTATCCTGCCGACGCTGCGTCCCGAGCACCTGACCGCCGGGACGCTGTCGGCGAACCCGCGTTACCGGCTGCTCAACGAGCAGATCTTCGCCGCCCGCGGCGAGGACCTGCGGATCGCGATCAACGGGGTGGAGCGGCTGGTGACCACCGCCGACACGATCACCCCCGAGGCGGCCTGCACCAGCACCCAGTTCCACCTCCAGGTCAGCCCGGCCCAGTTCGCCGACTACTGGAACGCCGCGCAGGCCATCGCCGGGATCCAGGTGGCGCTCGGCGCGAACGCGCCGCTGCTGTTCGGTCGGGAGCTGTGGCGGGAGACCCGCATCCCGTTGTTCGAGCAGGCCACCGACACCCGGGCGGAGGAGATCAAGGCCCAGGGGGTACGCCCCCGGGTGTGGTTCGGGGAACGCTGGATCACCAGTGTTTTCGACCTGTTCGAGGAGAACGTCCGCTACTACCCGGCGCTGCTGCCGATCTGCGACCCGGAGGACCCGGCCGAGACCCTCGCCGCCGGGGACGTGCCGAAGCTGGCCGAGCTGCGCCTGCACAACGGCACCATCTACCGCTGGAACCGGCCGGTCTACGACGTGCTGCGCGGCCGACCCCACCTGCGGGTGGAGAACCGGGTGCTGCCGGCCGGCCCGACCGTGCTGGACACCGTCGCCAACGGGGCCTTCTACTTCGGGCTGGTCCGGGCGCTCGCCGAGGCGGACCGGCCGCTGTGGTCGCAGATGTCGTTCAGCGCCGCCGAGGAGAACTTCCAGAGCTGCGCCCGGCACGGCATCGACGCCCGGGTGTTCTGGCCCGGACTGGGCTACCTGCCGGCCACCGAGCTGGTGCTGCGCCGGCTGCTGCCGCTGGCCCACCACGGCCTGGACCGGTGGGGGGTGGCCCCGGCCGAACGGGACCGGCTGCTCGGCATCATCGAGCAGCGCTGCCTGACCGGCCGCAACGGGGCGACCTGGCAGGTGGCCACGTTGCACCGGTTCGAGTCCGAGGACCACCTGGACCGGCCGGAGGCGCTGCGCCGGATGGTGGGCCACTACGTCGAGCTGATGCACGCCAACCGGCCGGTCCACGAGTGGCCGCTGCCCTGA
- a CDS encoding DUF3817 domain-containing protein — protein MREKVTRWFRVVAVAEAFSWLALLLAMAVKYGPPGNEIGVQITGPVHGGLFVAYGGLALLVAWLHRWSWPTTALALVCAVPPFATLAFERWARRRGRLAAAPELARSPVPLG, from the coding sequence GTGCGCGAGAAGGTGACCCGGTGGTTCCGGGTGGTGGCCGTCGCCGAGGCGTTCTCCTGGCTGGCACTGCTGCTGGCGATGGCGGTCAAGTACGGTCCGCCCGGCAACGAGATCGGCGTACAGATCACCGGGCCGGTGCACGGCGGGCTCTTCGTCGCGTACGGCGGACTGGCCCTGCTGGTCGCGTGGCTGCACCGGTGGAGCTGGCCGACCACCGCGCTGGCCCTGGTCTGCGCCGTACCGCCGTTCGCGACGCTGGCCTTCGAGCGGTGGGCCCGCCGGCGGGGCCGGCTCGCCGCCGCCCCGGAGCTGGCCCGGAGCCCCGTTCCGCTGGGCTGA
- a CDS encoding sigma-70 family RNA polymerase sigma factor, which produces MFAERADDETVTRLALAAKTGDRRAATRFVEVTHRDVHRFLAYLVNPVEADDLAQETYLRAMRALPRFAARSTARTWLLAIARRVAADHLRSAARRPPQARLDDWQSAAEVAAFRQGSAVLDEQVALRDLLDGLAPQRREAFIATQLLGLSYAEAAEVCNCPVGTIRSRVARAREDLVAGMRESAGPGRSVAG; this is translated from the coding sequence ATGTTCGCCGAGCGGGCCGACGACGAGACCGTTACCCGGCTCGCGCTGGCGGCAAAGACCGGGGACCGGCGGGCCGCCACCCGCTTCGTCGAGGTGACCCACCGGGACGTGCACCGTTTCCTGGCCTATCTGGTCAATCCGGTGGAGGCCGACGACCTGGCCCAGGAGACGTACCTGCGGGCGATGCGGGCGCTGCCCCGGTTCGCGGCCCGGTCCACGGCGCGGACCTGGTTGCTGGCGATCGCCCGACGGGTGGCCGCCGACCATCTCCGCTCGGCCGCCCGCCGCCCGCCGCAGGCCCGGCTCGACGACTGGCAGTCGGCGGCGGAGGTGGCCGCGTTCCGGCAGGGCTCCGCCGTCCTCGACGAGCAGGTGGCGTTACGGGACCTGCTGGACGGGTTGGCCCCGCAGCGGCGGGAGGCGTTCATCGCGACCCAACTGCTCGGGCTCTCCTACGCCGAGGCCGCCGAGGTCTGCAACTGTCCGGTCGGCACGATCCGCTCCCGGGTGGCCCGGGCCCGGGAGGACCTGGTCGCCGGGATGCGGGAGTCGGCCGGCCCCGGACGCAGCGTCGCCGGCTGA
- a CDS encoding zf-HC2 domain-containing protein, with product MNCASCRDALSARLDGEESPGEGPALDAHLASCPSCRRWYDDAAEVGRLLRVALPTPPSRGIPDSVLAVAPSPWWARLSRTLYGLLGVLGAGQFLLGVTQIGALARGTHTHTDQVASAGHLWHESAAWNLAIGAAFGLIAARRVRPAAMVPVLTVFVAVLTLLSLGDVGAGRVQVAWLLSHGFLIAGYGVLLLLRHPLLDFGDPPTGPRSGRWRPVFDDPADEAADLPGPSGRRWAPGSPTPTRREVA from the coding sequence GTGAACTGCGCTTCCTGCCGGGACGCCCTGTCGGCCCGCCTCGACGGCGAGGAGTCACCGGGGGAGGGCCCGGCGCTCGACGCCCACCTGGCGTCCTGCCCGTCCTGCCGCCGGTGGTACGACGACGCTGCGGAGGTCGGCCGGCTGCTGCGGGTCGCCCTGCCGACGCCGCCGTCGCGGGGGATCCCCGACAGCGTGCTGGCGGTGGCTCCGAGCCCGTGGTGGGCGCGACTGTCCCGGACCCTGTACGGGCTGCTCGGCGTGCTGGGCGCCGGTCAGTTCCTGCTCGGGGTGACCCAGATCGGGGCCCTGGCCCGGGGCACCCACACCCACACCGACCAGGTCGCCAGCGCCGGCCACCTGTGGCACGAGTCGGCGGCGTGGAACCTCGCCATCGGCGCGGCGTTCGGGCTCATCGCGGCGCGACGGGTCCGGCCGGCGGCGATGGTCCCGGTGCTGACCGTGTTCGTCGCCGTGCTGACCCTGCTCAGCCTCGGTGACGTCGGGGCCGGACGGGTCCAGGTGGCCTGGTTGCTCAGTCACGGGTTCCTCATCGCCGGCTACGGGGTGCTGCTGCTGTTGCGGCATCCGCTGCTGGACTTCGGTGACCCGCCCACCGGCCCCCGCTCCGGCCGGTGGCGGCCGGTCTTCGACGACCCGGCCGACGAGGCGGCGGACCTGCCGGGGCCGTCCGGTCGCCGGTGGGCGCCGGGCAGCCCCACGCCCACCCGCCGTGAGGTGGCCTGA
- a CDS encoding Vms1/Ankzf1 family peptidyl-tRNA hydrolase, whose protein sequence is MELSFLRPLYEHPGPWCSVYLDASRDTQDSRPALDLRWRALAGRLADQGADPATVAALDRTVRGHDPLTGDYGLAVFAARGRVALAEYLSAPPATDLAYHGPLPHTMPLVADRGEQVAWVRVLADRTGADVVAVSAGGVPRRAHVRGRESYQLRRVRPGGWSQSRYQRAATEAWHHNAGDTAAATVELAERVGAEVVVLAGDVRATGVLAAQLPPRWQDRLVRTDAGARTGGADPAAMEDVTVQTVAELADRRVRETLDRFGVQEDVGAGLDAVVAALQRNQVDTMIMVDDPSSTDDLWIGPEPTEIATDPGQLTALSVDEPQRVRADQALLRALVGTDAALTVLGRDEAPELTDGIGAVLRYVDAGTPGRGPA, encoded by the coding sequence ATGGAGCTGTCCTTCCTGCGCCCGCTCTACGAGCATCCCGGGCCGTGGTGTTCGGTGTACCTGGACGCGTCCCGGGACACCCAGGACTCCCGCCCCGCCCTGGACCTGCGCTGGCGGGCCCTGGCGGGCCGCCTCGCCGACCAGGGGGCGGACCCGGCGACGGTGGCCGCCCTGGACCGGACGGTGCGCGGGCACGACCCGCTGACCGGCGACTACGGGCTGGCCGTCTTCGCGGCCCGGGGCCGGGTGGCGCTGGCCGAGTACCTCTCCGCCCCGCCCGCGACGGATCTCGCCTACCACGGTCCGCTGCCGCACACCATGCCGCTGGTCGCCGACCGGGGCGAACAGGTCGCCTGGGTGCGGGTGCTCGCCGACCGCACCGGGGCCGACGTGGTGGCGGTCAGCGCCGGTGGCGTGCCGCGCCGGGCGCACGTACGGGGCCGGGAGAGCTACCAGCTGCGCCGGGTGCGGCCGGGCGGCTGGTCCCAGTCGCGCTACCAGCGGGCCGCCACCGAGGCGTGGCACCACAACGCCGGGGACACGGCGGCGGCCACCGTCGAGCTGGCCGAGCGGGTCGGCGCCGAGGTGGTGGTGCTGGCCGGGGATGTCCGCGCCACCGGCGTGCTCGCCGCCCAGCTCCCGCCCCGCTGGCAGGACCGGCTGGTCCGGACCGACGCCGGCGCCCGCACCGGCGGCGCCGACCCGGCCGCCATGGAGGACGTCACCGTGCAGACCGTCGCCGAGCTGGCCGACCGGCGGGTCCGCGAGACCCTGGACCGCTTCGGCGTCCAGGAGGACGTCGGGGCCGGGCTGGACGCGGTGGTCGCCGCGCTGCAACGCAACCAGGTCGACACCATGATCATGGTCGACGACCCGTCGTCGACCGACGACCTGTGGATCGGCCCGGAACCGACCGAGATCGCCACCGACCCGGGTCAGCTCACCGCCCTGTCCGTCGACGAGCCGCAGCGGGTACGCGCCGACCAGGCGTTGCTACGCGCCCTGGTCGGCACCGACGCGGCGTTGACCGTGCTCGGGCGGGACGAGGCCCCCGAGCTGACCGACGGGATCGGCGCGGTACTGCGGTACGTCGACGCCGGCACCCCGGGGCGTGGCCCGGCCTGA
- a CDS encoding iron-containing redox enzyme family protein, with amino-acid sequence MSDPAARPYGPAPLPRARGPVPAAVLTAWRHPPHDLPDHLVPEPDDPLTDEDLHLTLFLCYELHYRGWVGVAEEWEWQPSLLALRARAERPFEAALRRLVGPLPTPSAAELPAALAELTRADHGPPLAATLHRTATLEQFREFVVHRSIYHLKEADPHSWAIPRLGAPAKAALLEIQMDEYGGGRPERMHAELFRGTLDRLGLDSGYAAYLEAVPGVTLATNNLISLFGLHRRWRGALVGHLAAFEMTSSLPNRRYGNGLRRLGLDGTATRFYDEHVTADAVHEQIAAHDLCGGLVRAEPDLAGDVLFGAAACLAVDGLLAGHLLDSWAAGGSSLRPTTGTALPLAA; translated from the coding sequence ATGTCCGACCCCGCTGCGCGCCCGTACGGCCCCGCGCCGTTGCCCCGGGCACGCGGCCCGGTCCCCGCCGCCGTGCTCACCGCGTGGCGGCACCCGCCACACGACCTGCCGGACCACCTCGTCCCCGAACCGGACGACCCGCTCACCGACGAGGACCTGCACCTGACCCTGTTCCTCTGCTACGAACTGCACTACCGGGGCTGGGTCGGGGTGGCCGAGGAGTGGGAGTGGCAGCCGTCCCTGCTGGCCCTGCGGGCCCGTGCCGAGCGGCCGTTCGAGGCGGCCCTGCGTCGGCTGGTCGGTCCGCTGCCGACACCGTCAGCGGCGGAGCTGCCGGCGGCGCTGGCCGAGCTCACCCGGGCCGACCACGGTCCGCCGCTCGCGGCCACCCTGCACCGGACGGCCACCCTGGAGCAGTTCCGGGAGTTCGTCGTGCACCGCTCGATCTACCACCTGAAGGAGGCCGACCCGCACTCCTGGGCGATCCCCCGGCTCGGCGCGCCGGCCAAGGCCGCGCTGCTGGAGATCCAGATGGACGAGTACGGTGGCGGCCGCCCGGAGCGGATGCACGCCGAACTGTTCCGCGGCACCCTGGACCGGCTCGGTCTGGACAGCGGCTACGCCGCGTACCTGGAGGCGGTCCCGGGGGTGACCCTGGCCACCAACAACCTGATCTCGCTGTTCGGCCTGCACCGGCGGTGGCGCGGGGCGCTGGTGGGGCACCTGGCAGCCTTCGAGATGACCTCCTCGCTGCCGAACCGTCGGTACGGCAACGGGCTGCGCCGGCTGGGACTGGACGGGACGGCCACCCGCTTCTACGACGAGCACGTCACCGCCGACGCCGTGCACGAGCAGATCGCCGCACACGACCTGTGCGGGGGACTGGTCCGGGCCGAGCCGGACCTCGCCGGGGACGTGCTGTTCGGCGCGGCGGCGTGCCTGGCGGTGGACGGGCTCCTCGCCGGACACCTGCTGGACAGTTGGGCCGCCGGCGGCAGCTCGCTGCGCCCGACGACCGGCACCGCGCTGCCGTTGGCGGCCTGA
- a CDS encoding CDGSH iron-sulfur domain-containing protein, whose product MPENERAAATTITPYPDGPLLVRGDFALVTPDGERIDTRRGTVALCRCGRSGLKPFCDGTHKVTGFRAEGNHRPT is encoded by the coding sequence ATGCCGGAGAACGAGAGAGCCGCCGCGACCACCATCACCCCCTACCCGGACGGGCCGCTGCTGGTGCGGGGGGACTTCGCCCTGGTCACTCCGGACGGGGAGCGCATCGACACCCGGCGGGGCACGGTGGCGCTGTGCCGGTGCGGCCGGTCGGGGTTGAAGCCGTTCTGCGACGGCACCCACAAGGTGACCGGTTTCCGCGCCGAGGGGAACCACCGACCGACCTGA
- a CDS encoding SigB/SigF/SigG family RNA polymerase sigma factor encodes MFGQPTTTTPAPTERGLEDLDAAALAYAARIEGLPPERRQEARDDLVRFALPFAGRLARRYRGRGEPLEDLEQVARLGLVNAVDRYDPERGSFTAYAAITIVGEIKRHFRDRTWGVHVPRRLRDLILEVGQATAALTSELSRSPTVAELAERLETPQEEILAALESAAGYSPASLNAPVGGESSAEFGDLVGESDNALESVDDRVTVSGLLHRLPWRERRILAMRFYGNQTQAEIAARFGISQMHVSRLLSRALTWLRQAMLADAPPPWQNGEQPETGRTRAAATAQPADRG; translated from the coding sequence ATGTTCGGACAGCCCACCACAACCACCCCGGCCCCGACCGAGCGGGGACTGGAGGACCTTGACGCGGCGGCTCTGGCGTACGCGGCGCGGATCGAGGGTCTTCCGCCCGAACGGCGGCAGGAGGCGCGGGACGACCTGGTCCGGTTCGCCCTGCCGTTCGCCGGGCGGCTGGCCCGCCGCTACCGGGGCCGGGGCGAGCCGCTGGAGGACCTGGAGCAGGTGGCCCGGCTCGGTCTGGTCAACGCCGTCGACCGGTACGACCCGGAGCGGGGTTCGTTCACCGCGTACGCGGCGATCACCATCGTGGGTGAGATCAAGCGGCACTTCCGGGACCGCACCTGGGGGGTGCACGTGCCCCGCCGGCTGCGGGACCTGATCCTCGAGGTCGGCCAGGCGACCGCCGCGCTGACCAGTGAGCTGTCCCGCAGCCCCACGGTGGCCGAACTGGCCGAGCGGCTGGAGACCCCGCAGGAGGAGATCCTCGCCGCGTTGGAGTCCGCCGCCGGCTACAGTCCGGCCTCGCTGAACGCGCCGGTCGGTGGGGAGAGCTCCGCCGAGTTCGGTGACCTGGTGGGTGAGTCGGACAACGCGTTGGAGTCGGTCGACGACCGGGTGACCGTCAGTGGTCTGCTGCACCGGCTGCCCTGGCGGGAGCGGCGCATCCTGGCGATGCGGTTCTACGGCAACCAGACCCAGGCGGAGATCGCGGCGCGGTTCGGCATTTCCCAGATGCACGTCTCCCGGCTGTTGTCCCGGGCGTTGACCTGGCTGCGTCAGGCCATGCTCGCCGACGCCCCGCCGCCCTGGCAGAACGGCGAGCAGCCGGAGACCGGGCGCACCCGGGCGGCGGCGACCGCGCAGCCCGCCGACCGGGGGTAG
- the ctaD gene encoding cytochrome c oxidase subunit I yields MTTSTSTGAGRDRGPAILAPARFGGYPGPVRPALPGGKLLRFLATTDHKQIGLLYLLTSFGFFLVAGVQAMLIRGELARPGLQFLSPEQYNQLFTSHGTIMLLLFATPAAFGFGNYLVPIQIGAPDVSFPRLNALAYWLFLVGGLMVIGGFLTPDGSADFGWTAYTPLSRVQHSPGVGPNMWIIGLVLSGLGTILGAVNLIATVLTLRAPGMTMFRMPIFTWNMLLTSLLVVLVFPLLAAALLALAADRLLGAHVYDPATGGQMLWQHLFWFFGHPEVYIIALPFFGIITEIIPVFSRKPIFGYKGLVAATIAITVLSMTVWAHHMFATGQVLLPFFSILSFLIAVPTGVKFFNWIGTMWKGQLTFETPMLFAVGFLVTFLLGGLTGVLLASPPVDFHVTDSYFVVAHFHYVLFGTVVFALFGGFYFWWPKMTGRLMDERLGKIHFWTMFLGFHGTFLVQHWLGNEGMPRRYADYLPTDGFTTLNTISTVSSFVLGVSTLFFIWNAWKSWRYGAMVTVDDPWGFGNSLEWATTCPPPLRNFDRMPRIRSERPAFDAKYGPLVADLGRDLPQRSTRPPQTMREELRHEKHLPESPSARGARGAHEAADYQPIPQSGARPVEVPEPEGVLRPSFEETEQPGEDPLDAEREPDGNDRWRHPHPPPHD; encoded by the coding sequence ATGACGACATCGACCAGTACCGGGGCGGGCCGGGACCGGGGACCGGCCATCCTCGCGCCGGCCCGCTTCGGCGGCTACCCCGGGCCGGTCCGCCCGGCCCTGCCCGGCGGCAAGCTGCTGCGTTTCCTGGCCACCACCGACCACAAACAGATCGGCCTGCTGTACCTGCTGACCTCGTTCGGTTTCTTCCTGGTCGCCGGGGTGCAGGCGATGCTGATCCGCGGCGAGCTGGCCCGGCCCGGCCTCCAGTTCCTCTCCCCCGAGCAGTACAACCAGCTGTTCACCTCGCACGGCACCATCATGCTGCTGCTCTTCGCCACCCCGGCCGCGTTCGGTTTCGGCAACTACCTGGTACCGATCCAGATCGGCGCGCCGGACGTGTCGTTCCCCCGGCTGAACGCGCTGGCCTACTGGCTGTTCCTGGTCGGCGGGCTGATGGTCATCGGCGGTTTCCTCACCCCCGACGGCTCGGCGGACTTCGGCTGGACCGCGTACACGCCGCTGAGCCGGGTGCAGCACTCGCCCGGCGTCGGGCCGAACATGTGGATCATCGGGCTGGTGCTCTCCGGGCTGGGGACCATCCTCGGCGCGGTCAACCTGATCGCCACCGTGCTCACCCTGCGGGCGCCCGGCATGACCATGTTCCGGATGCCGATCTTCACCTGGAACATGCTGCTCACCAGCCTGCTGGTGGTGCTGGTCTTCCCGCTGCTGGCCGCCGCGCTGCTGGCGCTGGCCGCCGACCGGCTGCTCGGGGCGCACGTGTACGACCCGGCCACCGGCGGTCAGATGCTGTGGCAGCACCTGTTCTGGTTCTTCGGCCATCCCGAGGTGTACATCATCGCGCTGCCGTTCTTCGGCATCATCACCGAGATCATCCCGGTCTTCTCCCGCAAACCGATCTTCGGGTACAAGGGTCTGGTCGCGGCCACCATCGCGATCACCGTGCTGTCGATGACGGTCTGGGCGCACCACATGTTCGCCACCGGCCAGGTCCTGCTGCCGTTCTTCAGCATCCTGAGCTTCCTGATCGCGGTGCCCACCGGGGTGAAGTTCTTCAACTGGATCGGCACCATGTGGAAGGGGCAGCTCACCTTCGAGACGCCGATGCTGTTCGCGGTCGGTTTCCTGGTGACCTTCCTGCTCGGCGGGCTGACCGGGGTGCTGCTCGCCTCGCCTCCGGTGGACTTCCACGTCACCGACAGCTACTTCGTGGTGGCCCACTTCCACTACGTGCTGTTCGGCACGGTGGTCTTCGCGCTCTTCGGCGGGTTCTACTTCTGGTGGCCGAAGATGACCGGCCGGCTGATGGACGAACGCCTCGGCAAGATCCACTTCTGGACCATGTTCCTCGGCTTCCACGGCACGTTCCTGGTGCAGCACTGGCTCGGCAACGAGGGCATGCCCCGCCGGTACGCCGACTACCTGCCCACCGACGGCTTCACCACGTTGAACACCATCTCCACCGTCTCCTCGTTCGTACTCGGCGTCTCCACCCTGTTCTTCATCTGGAACGCCTGGAAGTCCTGGCGGTACGGGGCGATGGTGACCGTCGACGATCCGTGGGGCTTCGGCAACTCCCTCGAATGGGCCACCACCTGCCCGCCCCCGCTGCGCAACTTCGACCGGATGCCCCGGATCCGCTCCGAGCGGCCGGCGTTCGACGCCAAGTACGGCCCCCTCGTCGCCGACCTCGGCCGGGACCTGCCGCAACGCAGCACCCGCCCACCCCAGACCATGCGCGAGGAACTGCGCCACGAGAAGCACCTACCGGAGTCGCCGAGCGCCCGGGGCGCCCGGGGCGCCCACGAGGCCGCCGACTACCAGCCGATCCCGCAGTCCGGGGCCCGTCCGGTGGAGGTCCCCGAGCCGGAGGGGGTGTTGCGGCCCAGCTTCGAGGAGACCGAGCAGCCCGGCGAGGATCCGCTCGACGCCGAGCGGGAGCCCGACGGCAACGACCGCTGGCGGCACCCCCACCCGCCGCCCCACGACTGA
- a CDS encoding ATP-binding protein produces MSRRITCQVRDDSPVTVVRLAGTLDLETMRPVHAVLDRCLAAQPDALIVDLAGLRVRDQLALSVFAATARQAADWPAVPMVLCAPPPDAAGWLAESTACRVVPVRGSYAEASREVSGAAPRLRVRLQPVADACRRARELARDACGRWNLPELVGPSSLVLSELVGNVVRHAGTPMQVTLTLRRPYLHVAVTDGSRAVARPGNPRADAEGGRGLLLVRDLTQRWGTSPVGNGKVVWAMLPAL; encoded by the coding sequence ATGTCGAGGCGGATCACCTGCCAGGTACGTGACGATTCGCCCGTCACGGTGGTCCGGTTGGCCGGCACCCTCGATCTGGAAACGATGCGTCCGGTGCACGCCGTCCTGGACCGCTGCCTGGCCGCCCAGCCGGACGCGCTGATCGTGGACCTGGCCGGGCTGCGGGTCCGGGACCAGCTGGCGCTGTCGGTCTTCGCGGCCACCGCCCGGCAGGCGGCGGACTGGCCGGCGGTGCCGATGGTGCTCTGTGCCCCGCCGCCGGACGCGGCGGGCTGGTTGGCGGAGTCGACCGCCTGCCGGGTGGTGCCGGTGCGCGGCAGCTACGCCGAGGCCAGCCGGGAGGTCAGCGGGGCCGCGCCGCGCCTGCGGGTACGGCTCCAGCCGGTCGCCGACGCCTGCCGCCGGGCGCGGGAGCTGGCCCGGGACGCGTGCGGCCGGTGGAACCTGCCGGAGCTGGTCGGCCCGTCCTCGCTGGTGCTCAGTGAGCTGGTCGGCAACGTGGTCCGGCACGCCGGCACCCCGATGCAGGTCACCCTGACCCTGCGGCGGCCGTACCTGCACGTGGCCGTCACCGACGGGAGCCGGGCGGTGGCCCGGCCGGGGAATCCGCGCGCCGACGCCGAGGGTGGGCGGGGGTTGCTGCTGGTGCGGGACCTGACCCAGCGTTGGGGGACCTCCCCGGTGGGGAACGGCAAGGTGGTCTGGGCGATGCTCCCCGCACTGTAG